One genomic window of Sporosarcina ureae includes the following:
- a CDS encoding putative hydro-lyase produces MEAYRSMKAQEVRKLIRQQTITGQTSGMATGFTQANLVILKQEHALDFLLFCQRNPKSCPLLDVTEPGSYRPTKIAEDADIRSELPSYRIYRDGVLTEEVNDITKYWEDDMVGFLIGCSFTFEAPLLADGIPIRHIEENRNVPMYKTSIACTKSGIFEGPTVVSMRPMNAQDAIRAIQITTRFPDVHGAPIHLGDPSLIGIDDISAPDFGDAVTINEGEIPVFWACGVTPQAVAMQSKPAIMITHSPGCMFISDRKDSELSVL; encoded by the coding sequence ATGGAAGCGTATCGTTCCATGAAAGCACAAGAAGTTCGGAAGTTGATTCGACAGCAAACCATTACGGGACAGACGTCCGGAATGGCTACAGGCTTTACGCAAGCGAATTTGGTCATATTAAAACAAGAGCATGCGCTGGATTTCTTGCTGTTTTGCCAGCGTAATCCGAAGTCTTGTCCATTGCTCGATGTCACAGAACCAGGTTCGTATCGTCCTACTAAGATCGCGGAAGATGCAGACATTCGCAGTGAACTACCGAGTTATCGCATTTATAGAGACGGTGTGTTGACTGAAGAAGTGAATGATATCACGAAGTACTGGGAAGACGATATGGTCGGCTTTTTAATCGGATGTAGTTTTACATTTGAAGCACCGTTACTTGCGGATGGAATTCCTATTCGGCATATTGAAGAAAATCGCAATGTCCCGATGTATAAAACGTCTATTGCCTGCACAAAGTCGGGTATTTTTGAAGGGCCGACTGTAGTCAGCATGCGACCCATGAATGCGCAAGATGCGATTCGCGCGATTCAAATTACGACGCGTTTCCCGGATGTTCACGGGGCACCGATTCATCTCGGTGATCCTAGTTTGATTGGGATAGACGACATTTCTGCACCTGACTTTGGTGACGCGGTGACGATCAATGAAGGAGAGATCCCTGTGTTCTGGGCGTGCGGCGTTACTCCGCAAGCTGTAGCCATGCAAAGTAAGCCGGCCATTATGATCACGCATTCACCAGGTTGTATGTTCATTAGCGATAGGAAGGATTCAGAGCTCAGTGTGTTGTAA